The Marinifilum sp. JC120 genome segment ATTCCCTTGGGACAATCCACTGTCAATTCGTGTTTATATTCCTTGAATTTAGGTTTTAATGACAGCAGAATTCCTTGAATGTATTCGTGCAAGTTGACTTGCCTGATGTCGTCGGAAGCCTGATCCACTGCCAGCTGTTTGAAGTTACTGATCAGTGTTGCCGAACGTTTCAGGTTTTTCATTATGTTGTCGAGGGCTTCGCTGCCTGTGTTCAGAAACTTTTCAAGATCCGACTTTTTCATTGTGCCGGATTCAAAATTATTTTGAAGGTTTTCAGTCAGTTCTATTATGAAAGAAGCACTGGTTACGCTGATTCCAAGTGGAGTGTTGATTTCATGGGCAACCCCGGCAACCAGTTCCCCTAAAGAAGCCATTTTTTCCGTTTCAACCAGTTTGTCCTGAGTCTGGCGTAGTTCGTCCATGGATTTCAGCAGGGCGGTGTTGGCATTCTCTAGTTCTGTGGTTCTCATGGTAACCCTTTCCACCAGTTCTTTGTTCAGGGATTTTAGCTCCTGCTCGACTTCCTTAATGCGGGAGATATTCGAGGAGATGGTCAGAATGGCCGGGGTGTTGTTCTCGGCAGTAGTATAGGGCACACGGGTTGTTTCGATCCAGTGGGTTATGCGTTTTTCATCCCGGTAGCTTTCTTCAGTGAGCAATTTTTCATTCCTTTCAATGACCATGCGGTCATCTTCCAGAATGCGGGTTACTTCCACCGGATCTGAAATGATTTCAGGAAGGAATTTTCCGGTAATATTTCCAGCTGGAATGCCCATTTTTTCAGCTTTGATGCTGTTGACCAGCAGGAATTTTCCGTCAAGGTCATTGGCAAAAATCTCTTGTGGCAGCAGGTCGATGATCTGGCGCAACCTTGCTTCGCTTTCCTGGGCTTTTTGAGTCGCTTTTCTGCTTTCGGTGACATCAAGTCCCTGTAAGAGAATAAAGTCGGCCTCCTCTGCGGGGTCCATGCGGACTGGAGAAAAGGTCCAGATGAAATATTTTTTTTCTTCGCCGTCAGGGTGAACCGGTAATTCCAGAACCGGGGTGAATCCCTCTTTTACCGCCTGATGTAAAGCATGGCTTACTGTTTCATGAAAATCACTGGCGAAGAAAGAGTCCAATGATTTGTTCTGGGCCTGATTGTTTTCAAATCTGGCAAGATTGGCTGCCGCCGGGTTCATATCCAGAATGGTTCCGACTGTGTTGCAGTTTATGATGGGAGCTTTTGCAGATGAAAACAGTTTGGAAATGTATGCACTGTTTTCATCAAGCTTTGAAACCATATTTTCCAGCATCAGACCTAACTGATTGAATTCTTTGACCTGACCTTGAGTGAAATTTGTTTCTCGTTCTCCTGATGCTACGTTTAAGGAGTAATTGGTCAGCATTTTCAGGGCTTTAAGTATCCTTTTTTGCAGGCCCCAGGCGGTGAAGATGGCCAAAACTGTTGCCAGTGAGAGAAGTATTCCCAAATTTAGCATGTAGTTCTTTTTCAAGGACTGGAAGGACGGATTTGTTCTTGAAAAACTGAACAGCAGGGGACTGTCCACCTGTTGCGGAAGCAGC includes the following:
- a CDS encoding PAS domain S-box protein, giving the protein MKLFSQKAPGLTIQLLTPMLALVVVMGIFIFSWSFYLSKTTLETELTIDIEKTESIVSLSLNNTLEDIKDDLIEMTMNADFRGAIVTGDSETLDQNLYEFMNSRQGYLLDVLTIYRDGRNWVEAGVIELPIVQLRNKFKNTMSSSPAWGYLSFRSLNSIRTMLVCAVPVFNEHTGEVSGILYGGIDLNSNVSFIDRLKKVSTAINAALVSRHRLIISTSNPSKTEMKKLIDWTLGITPGEFKIDEEVIYSTIQLLPQQVDSPLLFSFSRTNPSFQSLKKNYMLNLGILLSLATVLAIFTAWGLQKRILKALKMLTNYSLNVASGERETNFTQGQVKEFNQLGLMLENMVSKLDENSAYISKLFSSAKAPIINCNTVGTILDMNPAAANLARFENNQAQNKSLDSFFASDFHETVSHALHQAVKEGFTPVLELPVHPDGEEKKYFIWTFSPVRMDPAEEADFILLQGLDVTESRKATQKAQESEARLRQIIDLLPQEIFANDLDGKFLLVNSIKAEKMGIPAGNITGKFLPEIISDPVEVTRILEDDRMVIERNEKLLTEESYRDEKRITHWIETTRVPYTTAENNTPAILTISSNISRIKEVEQELKSLNKELVERVTMRTTELENANTALLKSMDELRQTQDKLVETEKMASLGELVAGVAHEINTPLGISVTSASFIIELTENLQNNFESGTMKKSDLEKFLNTGSEALDNIMKNLKRSATLISNFKQLAVDQASDDIRQVNLHEYIQGILLSLKPKFKEYKHELTVDCPKGMEVNISPGSLMQVITNIITNSLTHAFPDMETGQISITAERSGKGVKLIFADNGIGMGTEQVQKVFEPFYTTARSSGNTGLGMHLVYNLVTRALNGTIECSSNPGEGTSYEIWFPEGK